Genomic window (Alligator mississippiensis isolate rAllMis1 chromosome 4, rAllMis1, whole genome shotgun sequence):
ggccagggggAGCCGTGGGTGCTGCCAGCACCGGTGCAAGGCCTCGGGCCTGGGAccgggggctgtggcagggcccccagggtggggcacaggcagcGGGTGCCTGGGCCTGGGGGTCCGTgcgccagggcagggggggaggggcaatgagacatgtgcccccacctgccagggcagggctgtgggtcaggctCTGAGGATCGGGTCCAGCGCTCCCACACCCCCTCCCGGGACAGCAGACCTgtgggcccagccctggggccagagATTGCGCCCCCCCCGGCCGATCCAAGAGCTCTGTATCAATATGCATGAGGGCTCATTTGCATAAAGCCAGACCTTACCCCCCAGAggctggtgggtggagcaggggcgggagggggcagaggtcaggggtggggggcagaggccaAAGGGGGGTcagctccccccagctctggggctggtaCTAGGGCAGCTATGCGGGCAGAGGGACCCCACCCACGGGCtgcttgctccccacccctgccaagcCTTGTCCTTTGAGGGCCCTGGTCCCTGCCCTgcgcctggccctggccctggcccgtgATGGAGCTGTGCACCTGCCGCGGGGCAAGACCAGCATGGAGGCAGGCAcgggtgctcctcactcctgacccgcagccccaggcctgctccctcccccccacagcacagccggggcggggagtgggggggtaGCGGCATGGCGGCGCGGCCCAGCTGCTGCTCGGGTCCCCACGGGCCCCACGTATGTGATTAGCCAGCACGGGGCTGCAATCGGCCCTGCCCCAATTCTCCCAGGTACCGCGCGCACAGGCTATATaaggctgccagggcctggccggCCACGGGCGCGGGGCGCAGCGTGGCCCGGGGGGCCGGGACTGCCCAAAGAAGGACAGGTCTGGGCAGGAATGTGGTTGGGGCGCGGGCTGGCCACCCCCGAGGCCCCCACGCCTCGCCTGCCCGGGGTATAAAGCTGGGCGTGATGGGCCCCGCCAGTGCCCTGCATCCCGGAGCAGACGCAGCGGCTGTGAGCACCCCCAAGGTAAGTGCCCCTGGTCCAGCCCGGTCTGAGCACCCCACACGCCTGCCTGGGGCCCGCAGCCCCGAGCTGGCCTGGGAGCTGGGCTCGGGCCCgcaggcctggggctgctggaagcctggacgcctgggttcctcTGCGCCCCATCGGTGATGAGCCTGGGCAGGCGCTAGGGGCAGTGGAGGCTGTCCCGTTCCCCCTAGTATGGCCAGCCCTGAGCCCGGGCAGGAGCCACAGCCCCTGAGAAGCCACGGGCTCAGGCCCCAGCTGTGCTTGGAGCTGCACATTGCGCCCTGCCCAGCGCAGGGGTCCgggatggggagcagaggggctgtgctcgagggccagggctgggggcctgggccCCCCATGTAGTGGGAGGGGGTCTGAGCCCCCTGTGCCAAGGAAGGGGGCCCAGAGGGGTCTCCGCGCAGGCACTGATCTTGCTCCCCCCAGATGTCCAAGGCTGCTCCCAAGGCAGCCCCCCCGGCCCCCAAGgcagcccccccagcagccaagCCAGCTCCGAAGAAAGGGGCCACACCAGCCCCCCCGGGCTTCAGCCTCGACATCAACGACCCGCAGGTGCAGAATGCAGCCATCCGCATCCAGGCGTCCTACCGCGGACACAGGTCAGGGGCACGGGGGCTCACCTGGACCTGGGAGGGGGtcagtgccagccctggggtggcaAGGCCCAGGCACGGgcgggtgggcaggtgggggatgcaGCCGCGGCCAAGGGAGCCTGTGCCCCCAGGTCCCGCAAGGAGCTGAGGGAGAAGGGGCCGCCGCGAGTGCTGGAGGGGCTGAAGGACACAATGCTGATCGAGGGCAGTGCAGCCAAGCTGTCCTGCCGCATCAGCGCCTTCCCCGACCCCTTCATCCGCTGGTCCAAGGACGGGGTGGAGCTGAAAGATGGCCCCAAGCACCGCTACATCTTCGAGGACCCTGACATCGTGGCTCTGGTGGTGCGGGACGGCGGCCTGGCCGACCTGGGCCGCTACACCGTCTCCGTCAAGAACCCCTTTGGGGAGTGCTTCGACTCCGCGCGCATCCTCGTTGAGGGTGAGCCCTGTCCCTGAGACCCCCGGACCCAGGACCTGCCACCCCGACACAGTCACCCCTgagaccccccagccctgcgacCCGCAGCCCCAAGACCCCCACGACCCGCTGCCGACACCCCTGCCCCAAGTCCCCCAGCCCCGGGACCCGCATCCCTGGCACCCCTGCCCCCGAGACTCCCAGTCTCTAGTCCTGAGATCCCTGACACCCCTGCCCCCAAGACCCTGACCCCAATACCTGATCCCTGACAACCCTGCCCCTCAGATGCCCAGCCCATGATTCCCTGACACTCCTGCCTCTGAGACCCCCGGCCCAAGGTCCCAAGATCCCTGACACCCCTGCCCCTGAAAtctccagcccctgggccctgaGATCCCTgagacccccacccccaagagcCCAGCCCCCAGATCCTTGAGACCCCTACCCTCAAGACCCCCATCCCTCAAGGTCCCTGAGCCCAcaagtcccagccccccccatgccccaagacccTCGGCCTCCCAAGATCCATCCCTGacacccctttccctgcccccagagACCCttgagccccccctgcccctgagaCCTGCCTCTTGCCCTCCACagaccccctgctcctgccccccaagATCCCTGAGACCCCTGCCCCTGAGATCCCTGAGACCCTCTGCCCCTAAGGCTCTtgaacacccctgcccctttcctgggtctgtgcccccagccccagggtatgggctctgggcatggggggacagctcctgccccagtaccCATGCCCCTCAGGCCAGCCCAAGCAGGGGGGGCACGGCTGGGCCTGAGGGTGACCGTgcccccccagtgcctgccaAAATTGAGAAGGGGCCAGAGAGCACCAAGGCCAAGGTGGGCTCCAAGGTCATGCTGACGGCGCTCATCAGCGGGCAGCCGGAGCCCGAGGTGGGCTGGGCCAAGGACGGCCAAGACATCGAGGAGGACGACCGGTGAGCGCCGTGGCTGGGGCCCCAGACGGGAGGGTCCCGGGGCTTGAGATCCAGGGCGGTGCTGGGGGCAAGTCCGGGGGGTGCCGCCGCGCCAGGCCGCAGCCGTAAGGGGTGGTGCTGGGTGCctggcatgggtgcagctccCGGGGTGGTGCTGAGGGAGGCCCCGGGGGTTGGGCGATCGCCCCCGGCCCGGGGTgacgcccgcccgcccgcccgcccgcccgcagggtCTTCTACGACATCGGCAGCGACTCCACGACGCTGACCATCAGGTCGGTGGAGAAGGGCGACGCGGGCAAGTACGAGGTGTTCGTGGAGAACAGCCTGGGCATGGACGAGTCCTTCGCGCGCCTCGACGTGCTCTGACCCCCGCGCCCCGCGCAGCCGGGCCCAGCCCCTCCGCgccgccggccggccggccggccgagCCCCGGGGCGACGCGCCCCGTCCCGGCGCGGGGCACGGCCGGGGCCGGCCCTGGGCTGCGCGCGGCCCCGGCTCCGGGCTCTCTGGACTCAATAAAGGCTCCGTCGCGGCTCTGCCCGTGTCCCTGCGTCGTGCGcggcgcccccgccccgccccgcggccccCGCGCCACGCCGCAGCCCCGCGCCGGGGCAGTCCTGGCGgtcccgggccgggccgggccgggccgtgcaGAGGAGCGGGCGGGGACGGGGCAGAGGAGACCCCGCAGCACGGACTGCGGCACCGGCCCTGCCCTGGGCGGACCGTGCCCGGGTGGGCATCTGCTCCCGGCCCCTTGACCCTCTGGAGGGGCCGCGGGCCGGCTGGTCAGTGCGGCCAGCCCGGAGCGGCCAGGCCGGCGGGTGCAGCGCTGGGCCCGCGGCTCCCTGCACCCGGGCCCGGcacggcggggtggggggggggggtctgcacgGCCCAGCCGAGCCCCCGGTCTCGCGGCACCACACCCCGGgccgtgcccgtgcccgtgcccgtgcccggcgggcagggcagggcagggcaggcccggcCCTGGTGCATCTGCAGCCCCGGCCTCGGCGCTGCACAGCTCGGCGGCCCGGCCCCCGGCAGCGGGCACGGCTATAAATAGCGGCACTGACCATATGAGGCCCGGTCGGCGCCGCGACAGGTGCGGGCAGACGCGACGCGACGCGACGCCCCGCTCGGGTTACGGCCGCCCGCGCCGCGCCTGCTGCTcgcccccggcccccgcccccggccccccgccagcccctctgccccccacacgaCCCCTCTGGGACCCCGTGGACCTGCCCCCCATGCAcctgtccctctgcccccacgCACCCGGCCCCCTGTCCGCCCCATGCACCTGCCCGCCGCCCGGCGAACTACAACTCCCGGCAGCCGCCGCGCGGGGAGGTTGGAGACGTCACCGCGGAGGGACACGTGTGCGGAAGCGGCGGCCGCGGGCAGGTGCGGCGCCGGGAgcgggtggggaaactgaggccggGGCCGTGCGGCGCTCCCCGCCCGGTCGTGCGCGCCCAAGAGTCGGAGAAGAGCTGGCCGAGGGGCCGCAGCCCGGGCCGCGTCTGAGGCCGCCGCGTCTGTTCCAGGACCCGCCACGATGCTGAAAGCCGTGATCCTCATCGGGGGGCCGCAGAAGGGTGAGCCCCCGCCCCCGCGCCGTGTCCCGCGGGGCCCGCTGCGCCGGGAgcccccgcgcccggcccggcccggcccggcctgagcccgcgcccctgccctgccccttccctgcccaggcacCCGCTTCCGGCCCTTGTCCTTCGAGGTCCCGAAGCCGCTGTTCCCGGTGGCCGGCGTGCCCATGATCCAGCACCACATCGAGGCCTGCACCAAGgtagggcgggcgggcgggccggcCGGGGGTGCGGGCCGGGGGTGCAGGGCCGTGTGCTGAGCGCGCCCGGCCCCGCGTCTGCCCAGGTGCCCAACATGAAGGAGATCCTGCTGGTGGGCTTCTACCAGCCCAACGAGGCGCTCAGCCACTTCCTGGTGTCGGCGCAGCAGGAGTTCAAGATCCCCATCAggtgggtgcagccccccccgcGTCATGGCCTTCGCTCCCCGCTTGCGCTGGGGTGCCTCGCCCCTGCCTGGCGAGTCCACGCCGGGGGCAGCTCACCGGGGCGCGGCGCCCGTGCCCGCCCTGCAGGTACCTGCAGGAGTACGCGGCGCTGGGCACGGGCGGGGGCCTCTATCACTTCCGCGACCAGATCCTGTCGGGCGGCCCCGAGGCTTTCTTCGTGCTCAACGCGGACGTGTGCTCCGAGTTCCCGCTGCCCGAGATGCTCACCTTCCAGCGGCAGCGCGGCGGCACGCCCGCCTTCGTCATCCTTGGCACCACGGTGAGCCGGGGCCTGGGCGTCCGGGGAGCGCGGCCCCGCGGCCCCGGCGCTGATACGTCCCCTCTCCGCAGGCCAACAGGAAGCAGTCCCTGAACTACGGCTGCATCGTGGCCAACGCCGACACGCACGAGGTACCGGGTGCGGCTTGGGCCGGGGTCTTGTCCTGCCCGgggcaggcccccccccccggggcgtAGCCAGGGCGCAGTGCTCACAGGGTCCCACCCCCAGGTCCTGCACTACGTGGAGAAGCCCAGCACGTTCGTTAGCGAGGTCATTAACTGCGGCATCTACCTGTTCACGCCCGCCATCTTCCAGCACATCGGCGAGGTCTTCCAGAGGaaccagcaggagctgctgctgtgagtGCCCCCCCCGCGCCCGGGCCGCGGCCCCACGCTCATCTGccatgatctctctctctctctttctcccccttctcctctcctcttctgCCATCACTCGTTCGCGTCCTGGCTCCTGCACCAGCTATTCTTGCGTCGGgtaagtctgtctgtctctcctggCGCTGGCGCTGGGGTTGGTGTGTAGCGCCCTGTCCCCGCTGCGGCTGCCCGGGAGCTCTGCTTTGCCTCCGAGTCGCGCTCTGCTTGGCTGCGCCGGTCCCATCCCAGCACCGTAGAGACCAGCTCCGTGGCTGGATCCGGGGTGAGCCTGGCCTCGCCGGAGCAGCCAGGGCTCGGCGAGCTGGCCTCGTGGCAGGGAGTGCCACGTCTACTGTCTCCAGGGCCCGCACGTATGCTCAGCGTGAGCCTCGGGCAGCTCTAGCGCCTTCCCAGCCAAGACCTGGCCGCAGCCGGCTCCGGACTGCAATGCTGCGGGCATGGAGATGAGCCGAGGAGAAACGTGTCCcttctgggagctgcctgcccagctgggcgcTGCTTCCTCCGCAACTCAGGCCTGGCTGGGGGCTGCGCAGTGCCGGTGGGGGTAGCAGCACGGGCACTGCTCCAGGCCGGGTCCCAGACTAGCAGTGCTGCCGCGGAGCAGTGGTGCGGACAGGTCGGCCGGACTCACTGATTTgagtcctgcagggctgggtcgTGGGATCCTGCCCTCATCAGGGCTGTTCAGGGGGGTTCGCCCagtctctcccccagccctgtgcagccaGCCGGGCCCTGGGGACCCACAGCTGGAGGCTCGGCCCCTTCCCCTAGCGCTGCTGCCTGGGGTATGGGTTGTGCCCAGCAGCCCCTGGACCTCGCAGCCGGTCCGGGGAGGCTCCGCTGCAGGCGCCCCCTCCCCAGGCGCTTGCGGGCACCGGCCCTCACCGCTCCTGACCGCCCGTGTCCCCGCAGCGAGGAGACGTCCAATGGGTGGCAGCGCGCCGAGGTGATCCGGCTGGAGCAGGATGTCTTCACCGCGCTGGCCGGGCGCCACGCGCTCTACGTCTACAAGACTGACGGCTTCTGGAGCCAGATCAAGTCGGCCGGGTGGGTGCGGGGGCcgggctgggtgggggtgtggggctgggacccccaggctggggcaggtgctgcctgacgctctcttcccccagctctgccatctACGCCAACCGCCTCTACCTGAGCCAGTACAGCCAGTGCCACCCTGAGAGGCTGGCCTGCAACCAGCCGGGGGGGCCCACCATCCGAGGTACTGCCCCCGCGGTGCCCACCACGCCGCCCGGGGCATGGCTGGCTCGGGCGCTGTGGGGAAGCCAAGGATGCAGCTGTGGACTCCTCCCATTTCTTCCCATCCCAGAGGGGCTTGAACTGGGGTCGGGGTGCTCGGGGGAGACCAGGGGGGTGGGACCGGAGCTCAGCCCCTTGTGCTCCGGAGCAAGCTGGGTAGCTGCCTCGTGCCTCTTGCTCCGTCTTGGGCCCCGCCATGGGCCCCCCTCACCCCGCTGCTTCGTGTTGCAGGAGACGTGTACGTCCACCCCACAGCCGCCGTGGACAGCAGCGCCGTGGTGAGTGGGCGCTGCGGGCGTCGGGGCGGTGGGGGGGGCAGAGTTCCCCCTAGAGatgatgggtgggcagggaggtgtcacttccctgctggctccagcccgccCCCCAGCAGTGACGggggctcccctctccccacagctgggcCCCAACGTCTCCATTGGGAAGGGGGTGACGGTGGGGGCCGGTGTGCGGCTGCGTGAGTCCATCATCCTGCACGGCGCCTCGCTCCAGGTAGGTGCGGGGCCCCTGGTGAAGGTGGGGACaagagcagggagcctggggggggcagggaggtctaggacccctggggcagtgcagcacagcCAGGGCCCCTGGGTACCCCACACTTGGCTTGAGCTGGGCTCTGTTCCTGCCAGCCCGGCTGGTGCGCCTCACTTCTGACCCCTGCCCTCGTCCTGGTGCGGTCCGTTGGAGCAGTGGGTTCCCTCATCCCATGCTGTGCTCTCCCCAGGATCACACGTGCGTGCTCAACAGCATTGTGGGCTGGGACAGCACCATCGGGCGCTGGGCCCGGGTCGAGGGGACACCCAGTGACCCCAACCCCAATGACCCCTATGCCAAGATCGACAGCGAGACCCTCTTCCGGGACGGCCGCCTCACACCCTCCATCACCATCCTGGGTAGGTGCTGCcttgccccaggctgcctgggccGTGTGCaccatgagcaggggtgtgggggcgGCTGCTGACCGCGCATCCGGTCATCTCCGTACAGGCTGCAATGTCACCATCCCCGCCGAGGTCGTGATCCTCAACTCCATCGTCCTGCCCCACAAGGAGCTGAGCCGCAGCTACAAGAACCAGATCATCCTGtgaggggtggctgcagccagaggACCTGGCCCGggccctgccaccctgccctggcacctGCTGCGGTAGAGACAGGCATTAAAGCTGCATCCGCGCCTGCCCCGTGTCTGCTGCTTCCCTCGGGGCCGGGCTGCACGCTGCGGCCAGTGAGCTCCTGCCGCAGACCGGGGCAGCTGGTGCCCAGATGTTGGTCTCCGTCAGGGtcctgcctcctggccctggtgccctcggagctgggctgtggctgcagctgctggatttCTGCTGCCTGCATCTCCCCGTGCCCAGGCCAGCGCAGTCACAGCAGCA
Coding sequences:
- the SPEGNB gene encoding SPEG neighbor protein; this encodes MSKAAPKAAPPAPKAAPPAAKPAPKKGATPAPPGFSLDINDPQVQNAAIRIQASYRGHRSRKELREKGPPRVLEGLKDTMLIEGSAAKLSCRISAFPDPFIRWSKDGVELKDGPKHRYIFEDPDIVALVVRDGGLADLGRYTVSVKNPFGECFDSARILVEVPAKIEKGPESTKAKVGSKVMLTALISGQPEPEVGWAKDGQDIEEDDRVFYDIGSDSTTLTIRSVEKGDAGKYEVFVENSLGMDESFARLDVL
- the GMPPA gene encoding mannose-1-phosphate guanyltransferase alpha isoform X1, producing the protein MLKAVILIGGPQKGTRFRPLSFEVPKPLFPVAGVPMIQHHIEACTKVPNMKEILLVGFYQPNEALSHFLVSAQQEFKIPIRYLQEYAALGTGGGLYHFRDQILSGGPEAFFVLNADVCSEFPLPEMLTFQRQRGGTPAFVILGTTANRKQSLNYGCIVANADTHEVLHYVEKPSTFVSEVINCGIYLFTPAIFQHIGEVFQRNQQELLLYSCVGEETSNGWQRAEVIRLEQDVFTALAGRHALYVYKTDGFWSQIKSAGSAIYANRLYLSQYSQCHPERLACNQPGGPTIRGDVYVHPTAAVDSSAVLGPNVSIGKGVTVGAGVRLRESIILHGASLQDHTCVLNSIVGWDSTIGRWARVEGTPSDPNPNDPYAKIDSETLFRDGRLTPSITILGCNVTIPAEVVILNSIVLPHKELSRSYKNQIIL
- the GMPPA gene encoding mannose-1-phosphate guanyltransferase alpha isoform X2, yielding MLKAVILIGGPQKGTRFRPLSFEVPKPLFPVAGVPMIQHHIEACTKVPNMKEILLVGFYQPNEALSHFLVSAQQEFKIPIRYLQEYAALGTGGGLYHFRDQILSGGPEAFFVLNADVCSEFPLPEMLTFQRQRGGTPAFVILGTTANRKQSLNYGCIVANADTHEVLHYVEKPSTFVSEVINCGIYLFTPAIFQHIGEVFQRNQQELLLEETSNGWQRAEVIRLEQDVFTALAGRHALYVYKTDGFWSQIKSAGSAIYANRLYLSQYSQCHPERLACNQPGGPTIRGDVYVHPTAAVDSSAVLGPNVSIGKGVTVGAGVRLRESIILHGASLQDHTCVLNSIVGWDSTIGRWARVEGTPSDPNPNDPYAKIDSETLFRDGRLTPSITILGCNVTIPAEVVILNSIVLPHKELSRSYKNQIIL